aaaagggaaaaaataacACATTAGTGCACTGTCCTGAGGACATTCAGAGTagagtttgaaaaatatcgaaattagcACCGGTGTTTAtcggaaacatcgatgttttttaaagtaaaacttataactgTAACGGTCCTGgtttttttgatgttttattataaaaatacttatacaattatttaaaaaaaacatcgatattatcgataggATAATGtggaaatatcgaaaatatcgatatttttcaaggaCCAACTTGTAAAAATcattacaaatattatatttaaaaaatctctgTCTCGTATCTAGATATAATACTTATACAATTGtctaaaaacatcgatattatcgataggATATTGtggaaatattgaaaatatcgatatttttcaagctcCAACttgtaaaaatcattttaaatattatattatatatacaaaatctCTTTCGTTTACAGGCCAAACTCCATTATCTAGATATAATCGCTAGCTTACCCAGCTATGGAGCCAAATGTTTCAGCACAAACCAAAGAGAGGGCGTCGAGCGCGTCCTGCTGGTGAGTCCGCGCTTCGGACTGAGCCAGATCTCCAGTGCCCGCAATTCGGTGGTGAGTCTATCGGGAATATCACGGGTGCGTTGAATCTCCTATAACTGGTTTTGAATCTTCAAGCAGCCCCAACCCATTTCGGCCATCGAGGACTTCACCCATGTGGTGGTGAATCGCGAGGACGATGTCACCTGCAGCGTATCCATCTTCATGCTCGGCGATCGGGCGGTGAAGTTCATCATGGAGGATCGCGATGGCTGCGAATTTAGTCTGGTCCTGGGTGGCTACTATCGATTGCTGACGGGTGAGTTACTCAAGGGTTTCTTTTTGGTTAAGAAACATCATTTGAACTATACTATTCCCCACAGGTAACATGCTAAATGTTCTGCGTGAACGGGAACCCAACGACGAGGACAACTCGCCCGGTTTCCTTAGCCAACACACAGTGCTCCCGGCGGGTTGGAGCTACCTGATGCCCTTCCACACGCGGGCGCACAGCGTCAACTTCCTGATGGCGCCGCCCTACCATCCGCTGGTCCAGCGGCCGCAGCTCCAGCAGCAGACGTCGGTCAGTCAGGCGGCGGCACCTGCCTCGCTGCCCTACGCCATGGACCTCGATCTGCACAGTGTGATGGCCACCGAGCTGCTGGAGGAGGCCGCCAAGGATTCGGGGCTGAGCGACAGCAGTGGCAGCAATTACGCCGAGGGACGCAGTCACTCGGGCAGCCACCAGCTGGAGGCCAAGAACGAGCAGGTTCTGCGAAGGGTTCAGGAGCTGCAGCATTTGGTCCAAACCTCCGAGCAATATCTCAGTGAGCAGGAGCAGGGTGGCGCAGGAGGAGTGGCTGTCCTCGAATTCGACTCGGATTGCGATAGTCTCAACAGCAGCAAGGTTTCCTCGACGGAGGAGTCGCAGGGTGGAGTGGGAATGTCCATTCCCCCGGGACATCCGCTCAAGCACAGCGATTCCCTGACGCTCCTGGCCGAGACAATTAACCACGAGCTGAGCGGCATAACCCAGGGATTGAACGCCATTCCAGAAACTGCACCCGTTTCCACATCTGCGCCGGCTACGCCCGCCACTCCCAAGAGGAAACCCAGTCTGTGCAGCACCTCCAGTCCGCGTCCGCAGAGGAAACTGAATGGTTTCAGTCAGCTTCTGAGCGACCTGCAGGCCCTGGGCACTGATTTCTCCCAGAGCGAAAGTGACTCGGAATCGGTGGCTTCACCCGCTCAATCGCCAACAGCCAGGCGACCGCAGATGATGCTGCTCCAGGCGGCGGGAACTGCGGCACCTGCCAAACAGCAGCTCTCCCAGCGGAGCAGCTTTGGCCTCCACAGTCCCGATGGCACGCATTTCGGGGCCGAGACGAAGGACTACAACCTAAGGGAGTATCTTCAACAGCTCAAGGAGATCAGCAATGCGGCAGCAGCGGACACTGATGTGGCTGCCCGCCAGCTTTCCGAGATCTATGGCTTCGAGGTGCGGGAAGATACCTTCATTGAAACCGACACGGATCTCATAGATCTGCGTGCCATTCCACCGCCTCAAACGCCCGATGAACTGGATTCCCTATCCCTGATGAACGCCGCTCCTCCAAAGGGTTTCGAGGGAAGAGCCGAAGAGCTGGATAGTTTCCTGCAGCAAATAATGGTGGCTCCGCCCACGCAGAAGGCCACGCCCGCCAAGGAGCTGACGCCCGAGGAGATCATGTCGTTCATCATACCGCCACCTCCGAATTTGGAGCAACAGCAGGTGGCGCAACCGATGGAAACGGAGTCCCTCTACAGCAACTCCGTTCAGGCCAAGCGGGAGTTCTTCCAGTCGGTGGCCAATGGCCAGTCCACCGCTAGTGCACCCCATGTCATTGAATACGCCACCGTGGAGCGGAAGAGCAAGTTCAGCTGCTGTCCAACGAGCAAGAAAGAGGAGcagccggaggaggaggatctgcAGCCGCCTCCCAGAACGCCCACTTGCGAGCAGCTCTCACCGCCGCCGGCGAGACCACCGAAAAGTGCCGAGCTGCTGCAGCGTTACTCGCCCAAGAAGCAGGTGAGGATGGCCGCCAGCCCAgtgatgcagcagcagctgcagctggagAGGAATCCCCCGCAACTGCCGCCGCGGGGAAGTCCCACTTTAGATGGAGCTGGGCAGAGCAATCCTCCATCGAACCTGGTGAGTGGTGGCCCCAAGAAACCCCCGCTGCCGCCCATCGCCAGCCGCCCCTCGCGTCCTTCCAATGGAACTGCTGCACCACCACCTGCCCACCACTACTCACCACCCATACCGGCCACCGTCCGTCTGCCCCACTTGAATCAGAGCCAGAATCCGAACCAGAATCCCAACCAGAATGGAACCCTTCCCCTGCTCCCCAAGAAACCGCAGCAGCTGCATGGCGAGAAGCTGTTCCTGAAGAACGGTCACCTCATCGACGGCGAGGCGCTGTTGGCCAAAACGGATGTGGCCATGGCGGGTCTTCTGATCAAACTGGACCAGGTGGCGGCCCAGTGTTCGGTGGCCCAGGCGGCCGGAGGAGGAACCTCCATCGACGAGGAGAAGTTCCAGCGAGCACGCAACGAACTCACCGAACAGACTTTGGCTTTGGTCACCGCAAGCAAGTTCCTGGTGGCCTCCATGTCGGACATGACACTGATTACGCTGCCGGAGCATTTGACCTCCTGCCTGACGGCCATCCGCAGGATCACCGAGCTGGCCCAGGACATGACCAGGCACACTTCGGCCCCGCTGCAAACGAGGAATATAGTGCTCAAAGTGCACGATGTGGCCAGCAGTTTCAGGGAGCTGGTGGGCGTGGAGATCGGACCCATTGGCGCCGGTCAGTTGGCGCTGCAGGCCGAGTGCCTGGCCAATGTCCTGGCCACTCTGCTGCGATCCCTGCGCGTCTTCTCCCCATAACCCACGGAGATCGGAGCAGCCGGCGGAAGTGGAGAGGACAGGAACGAAAGTGTCGCCCGTCTGTCCATGTGTAAATCCCCCTGCACCACCTACGTCTAGATGTGCTGtaccctatatatatatatcgcaTATGTATCCTAAAATACATCGTCTTTCGAAACTAATTTACAGGTAAGGGGCCGCGTCAGGGAGTCGATGGTCTGATGGCTTGATCCCCACATGCGACTAATATCGAAACTGGAATGTGGAAGCTCAAAACGACGGGGTTTGTGGATGGTGTGGTGTGTTGTGTGTTTAGGGATATAGTTGGGGATATAGTTGGACAAAATACATATCGCAAAGTTTAGGGGCGAAAGTTAGCTACATATCTTAAAGTTCATGTTTTTTGCCTGTTTTAGAAAAACCTACTTTTCAGAAAGTTATGACATATCAATTTgtatctttctttttttttccgaatttcTACAATTAATTCAAGGGGTTTTCATTTTGTTAGCTCAATTTAATAAGTAATGCCTATGTACCATATCGAATAATATATCCACAACCCTTAAGCATACACCACCACATCGCTACAAACGctagaaaaaatatatcttaaatacaaaaaaaaaaaacgattaattactctaaaaaacaaaaactctcTCAACTTAACGCATGCAACTAACTCGAATTTCTATGTAATCTCCTAAAAATCAACTATTTTTAACTATACTTATACATATATCACTCTCGAATCGTTAGTACTGCTCTGTATACCAGCCCGAACCAATCCCTCACCCGAAAAACATGAAACCAATTTAAAGGAAACACCATGACTTGATTATCTAGACCAATTTATATGAGAACCTAACggaaatatgtttattaaattatgctaTTAGTATATTTTCTTATGTACATAATTAACACACATACCTAATACCATAAATATACAAGTACTATATATaactattataataaaattgaccaaacaataatcaaaattttaacttgtgatataaaaagtggaaaaagtaaaagcaaaaaaaataattaacttttacattttctttgtttaacAGCAAATGTTTTAACGcgattattttatatgttcgttGTTGTTAGAAAACGATCaacttttttgttattgtttatgTGTCATACcttttgttgtagttgttggcGAAGTACAAGAATGCGCACTAAGTTGTAGCTTTAACTAATTATATTATTGAATACAATATGATTAAACCGTAATCAAGGAAGGCAATTCAAATATAACTAATCGataattgttttcattttgtttgaaaTATTCTGTTGaagcaagcacacacacatatgcatAACAAACATAACCATATGATATATACATACAAGAATTATACAAATATGAACTAAATTAATAATACGCATTAAGTAAAGCATAATCAAATGTACAATGTAAAACAATGTAACTGTTTATGATTTAATGAGAACAAATTCGAAATGCATATGAAATTGTATggaataaattcaataaataaaccaaagtaaaataaagatATTCACGATCAAAAGGCTTTAAATTTCGtttaaatttctgtttttttgcgGTTATTTAGCGGGGATACAATCCCAAGTCGAGACTCGAACATGGTTTGGGAATAAATAAGAGGCGTAAGAGAGTTGCCACCTGGGCCGTATTTTTAGTTCTGGTTAGAAATATCGATAAAAAGGTGCGACCGCATTCTAGAAATATACTGCGCTAGTGCGACCGCGCCGGGGCTGAACCTAAATACCTCGAACAAATCCCAAGCGCAACCAGAGAGAAAAAATTCACCGCTCCATCGCTCGAGGAAAaggcattttattttccaatcgCGGGCGGGACGGTTCAAACAGCGCGCCTCCTCGTGTGCGATTTCAAAGTGTTTCACAGACCCATCGATCTGCTTTCCTGGCTGTCGGACGAGTTTTCGAAAAACTCGGGAAGGGATTTGAGTTTGTGCTGAAAGTGTGGAATCGCAACGCATCGGAAAAGTGCCCGTTTAGAGCTCTAGTAACCGCCTTAGAGAGCAAGAATTAAAGAAATAACGACCCGGAATCAAAAACGcagcaaaagaaagaaattttcGTCTT
This portion of the Drosophila takahashii strain IR98-3 E-12201 chromosome 3R, DtakHiC1v2, whole genome shotgun sequence genome encodes:
- the LOC108058621 gene encoding uncharacterized protein isoform X2, which produces MMLLPSGRSNSDVYPLQNAANNTATSSTGGVVSTGGGGAGGATARPKPLLLTRTSSPQLTTLPTTNGSVVHATPTRSNGCPLPPQSSGIPATLATTIATSAATTAVEATTTSELGIGIGNGIYGPLLGQSHASVIAGMAENWPEIDGHLEAIQEKLKPGWSVHVGKEGRLYYCNHMTQSAGWLPAVEDWSKHEELSYGWERAIDSKGRSYYINHLNKTTTYEAPECIRWDEHPPEPRHVQLQRNASLGFGFVAGSERPVIVRFVTEGGPSIGKLQPGDQILAVNGEDVKDAPRDHVIQLVRACESQVNLFVCQPMAHCVMPGRKSTLLSAGKRAKLRSRPSRVRFAESVCVNGAPLFPPSAFSLGDICVPPMANVLKVFLENGQTKSFKYDATTTVQDVVSSLLDKLCLCCGELFSLVLEHVKSLKRNKLTLLDPQESLARIAARPGAHKLRCLFRITFVPISAAELAQRDLHALDYLYLQCCNDVNQERFAPELQPELALRLAALHMHQHALANNFAPAKLTVKLVEREFGLERFVPVSLFEGMKRKELRRLISHFLKLNAEMTGSSSKVLTQLQAKLHYLDIIASLPSYGAKCFSTNQREGVERVLLVSPRFGLSQISSARNSVPQPISAIEDFTHVVVNREDDVTCSVSIFMLGDRAVKFIMEDRDGCEFSLVLGGYYRLLTGNMLNVLREREPNDEDNSPGFLSQHTVLPAGWSYLMPFHTRAHSVNFLMAPPYHPLVQRPQLQQQTSVSQAAAPASLPYAMDLDLHSVMATELLEEAAKDSGLSDSSGSNYAEGRSHSGSHQLEAKNEQVLRRVQELQHLVQTSEQYLSEQEQGGAGGVAVLEFDSDCDSLNSSKVSSTEESQGGVGMSIPPGHPLKHSDSLTLLAETINHELSGITQGLNAIPETAPVSTSAPATPATPKRKPSLCSTSSPRPQRKLNGFSQLLSDLQALGTDFSQSESDSESVASPAQSPTARRPQMMLLQAAGTAAPAKQQLSQRSSFGLHSPDGTHFGAETKDYNLREYLQQLKEISNAAAADTDVAARQLSEIYGFEVREDTFIETDTDLIDLRAIPPPQTPDELDSLSLMNAAPPKGFEGRAEELDSFLQQIMVAPPTQKATPAKELTPEEIMSFIIPPPPNLEQQQVAQPMETESLYSNSVQAKREFFQSVANGQSTASAPHVIEYATVERKSKFSCCPTSKKEEQPEEEDLQPPPRTPTCEQLSPPPARPPKSAELLQRYSPKKQVRMAASPVMQQQLQLERNPPQLPPRGSPTLDGAGQSNPPSNLVSGGPKKPPLPPIASRPSRPSNGTAAPPPAHHYSPPIPATVRLPHLNQSQNPNQNPNQNGTLPLLPKKPQQLHGEKLFLKNGHLIDGEALLAKTDVAMAGLLIKLDQVAAQCSVAQAAGGGTSIDEEKFQRARNELTEQTLALVTASKFLVASMSDMTLITLPEHLTSCLTAIRRITELAQDMTRHTSAPLQTRNIVLKVHDVASSFRELVGVEIGPIGAGQLALQAECLANVLATLLRSLRVFSP
- the LOC108058621 gene encoding uncharacterized protein isoform X1 — protein: MMLLPSGRSNSDVYPLQNAANNTATSSTGGVVSTGGGGAGGATARPKPLLLTRTSSPQLTTLPTTNGSVVHATPTRSNGCPLPPQSSGIPATLATTIATSAATTAVEATTTSELGIGIGNGIYGPLLGQSHASVIAGMAENWPEIDGHLEAIQEKLKPGWSVHVGKEGRLYYCNHMTQSAGWLPAVEDWSKHEELSYGWERAIDSKGRSYYINHLNKTTTYEAPECIRWDEHPPEPRHVQLQRNASLGFGFVAGSERPVIVRFVTEGGPSIGKLQPGDQILAVNGEDVKDAPRDHVIQLVRACESQVNLFVCQPMAHCVMPGRKSTLLSAGKRAKLRSRPSRVRFAESVCVNGAPLFPPSAFSLGDICVPPMANVLKVFLENGQTKSFKYDATTTVQDVVSSLLDKLCLCCGELFSLVLEHVKSLKRNKLTLLDPQESLARIAARPGAHKLRCLFRITFVPISAAELAQRDLHALDYLYLQCCNDVNQERFAPELQPELALRLAALHMHQHALANNFAPAKLTVKLVEREFGLERFVPVSLFEGMKRKELRRLISHFLKLNAEMTGSSSKVLTQLQAKLHYLDIIASLPSYGAKCFSTNQREGVERVLLVSPRFGLSQISSARNSVQPQPISAIEDFTHVVVNREDDVTCSVSIFMLGDRAVKFIMEDRDGCEFSLVLGGYYRLLTGNMLNVLREREPNDEDNSPGFLSQHTVLPAGWSYLMPFHTRAHSVNFLMAPPYHPLVQRPQLQQQTSVSQAAAPASLPYAMDLDLHSVMATELLEEAAKDSGLSDSSGSNYAEGRSHSGSHQLEAKNEQVLRRVQELQHLVQTSEQYLSEQEQGGAGGVAVLEFDSDCDSLNSSKVSSTEESQGGVGMSIPPGHPLKHSDSLTLLAETINHELSGITQGLNAIPETAPVSTSAPATPATPKRKPSLCSTSSPRPQRKLNGFSQLLSDLQALGTDFSQSESDSESVASPAQSPTARRPQMMLLQAAGTAAPAKQQLSQRSSFGLHSPDGTHFGAETKDYNLREYLQQLKEISNAAAADTDVAARQLSEIYGFEVREDTFIETDTDLIDLRAIPPPQTPDELDSLSLMNAAPPKGFEGRAEELDSFLQQIMVAPPTQKATPAKELTPEEIMSFIIPPPPNLEQQQVAQPMETESLYSNSVQAKREFFQSVANGQSTASAPHVIEYATVERKSKFSCCPTSKKEEQPEEEDLQPPPRTPTCEQLSPPPARPPKSAELLQRYSPKKQVRMAASPVMQQQLQLERNPPQLPPRGSPTLDGAGQSNPPSNLVSGGPKKPPLPPIASRPSRPSNGTAAPPPAHHYSPPIPATVRLPHLNQSQNPNQNPNQNGTLPLLPKKPQQLHGEKLFLKNGHLIDGEALLAKTDVAMAGLLIKLDQVAAQCSVAQAAGGGTSIDEEKFQRARNELTEQTLALVTASKFLVASMSDMTLITLPEHLTSCLTAIRRITELAQDMTRHTSAPLQTRNIVLKVHDVASSFRELVGVEIGPIGAGQLALQAECLANVLATLLRSLRVFSP
- the LOC108058621 gene encoding uncharacterized protein isoform X3; the encoded protein is MANVLKVFLENGQTKSFKYDATTTVQDVVSSLLDKLCLCCGELFSLVLEHVKSLKRNKLTLLDPQESLARIAARPGAHKLRCLFRITFVPISAAELAQRDLHALDYLYLQCCNDVNQERFAPELQPELALRLAALHMHQHALANNFAPAKLTVKLVEREFGLERFVPVSLFEGMKRKELRRLISHFLKLNAEMTGSSSKVLTQLQAKLHYLDIIASLPSYGAKCFSTNQREGVERVLLVSPRFGLSQISSARNSVQPQPISAIEDFTHVVVNREDDVTCSVSIFMLGDRAVKFIMEDRDGCEFSLVLGGYYRLLTGNMLNVLREREPNDEDNSPGFLSQHTVLPAGWSYLMPFHTRAHSVNFLMAPPYHPLVQRPQLQQQTSVSQAAAPASLPYAMDLDLHSVMATELLEEAAKDSGLSDSSGSNYAEGRSHSGSHQLEAKNEQVLRRVQELQHLVQTSEQYLSEQEQGGAGGVAVLEFDSDCDSLNSSKVSSTEESQGGVGMSIPPGHPLKHSDSLTLLAETINHELSGITQGLNAIPETAPVSTSAPATPATPKRKPSLCSTSSPRPQRKLNGFSQLLSDLQALGTDFSQSESDSESVASPAQSPTARRPQMMLLQAAGTAAPAKQQLSQRSSFGLHSPDGTHFGAETKDYNLREYLQQLKEISNAAAADTDVAARQLSEIYGFEVREDTFIETDTDLIDLRAIPPPQTPDELDSLSLMNAAPPKGFEGRAEELDSFLQQIMVAPPTQKATPAKELTPEEIMSFIIPPPPNLEQQQVAQPMETESLYSNSVQAKREFFQSVANGQSTASAPHVIEYATVERKSKFSCCPTSKKEEQPEEEDLQPPPRTPTCEQLSPPPARPPKSAELLQRYSPKKQVRMAASPVMQQQLQLERNPPQLPPRGSPTLDGAGQSNPPSNLVSGGPKKPPLPPIASRPSRPSNGTAAPPPAHHYSPPIPATVRLPHLNQSQNPNQNPNQNGTLPLLPKKPQQLHGEKLFLKNGHLIDGEALLAKTDVAMAGLLIKLDQVAAQCSVAQAAGGGTSIDEEKFQRARNELTEQTLALVTASKFLVASMSDMTLITLPEHLTSCLTAIRRITELAQDMTRHTSAPLQTRNIVLKVHDVASSFRELVGVEIGPIGAGQLALQAECLANVLATLLRSLRVFSP